ACGCCATACGCGCGCTCAATCTCGGCGCGCGCAAAGGCGAGTTCGCGCAGGACACGGGCGAAGGCGGCTTCAGCCCCTATCATCAGGAGAGCGGCGGCGATATCGTCTGGCAGATCGCCTCCGGCTATTTCGGCTGCCGCACGCGCGCGGGCGCGTTCGATCCGGAGAAGTTCGCCGCTCTCGCCGCGAGTGATCAGATCAAGATGATCGAGGTGAAATTGAGCCAGGGCGCCAAGCCCGGCCATGGCGGCGTATTGCCGGCCGTGAAAGTGAGCGAGGAGATCGCGCGGATTCGCGGCGTGCCGATGGGCGAGGATTGCGTGTCGCCGGCGGCGCATTCCGCCTTTTCGACGCCGATCGAATTGCTGCAATTCCTCGCTTTGCTGCGCGGACTCTCCGGCGGCAAGCCGGTCGGCTTCAAGCTCTGCGTCGGCCAGCCCTGGGAGTTCCTCGCCATCTGCAAGGCGATGCTGGAGACGGGCCTTCATCCAGACTTCATCATCATCGACGGCAAGGAGGGCGGAACCGGCTCGGCGCCGCTCGAATTCATGGATCACATCGGCATGCCGATGCGCGACGGCCTCGCCTTCGTGCATCACGCGCTGATCGGCGTCGGCCTGCGCGAGACGATCCGCATCGGCGCCGCCGGCAAGATCGCGACCGCCTTCGACATGGCGCGGACTCTGGCGCTCGGCGCGGATTGGTGCAATAGCGGGCGCGGCTTCATGTTCGCGCTCGGCTGCATTCAATCGCTCTCCTGCCATACGGATCGCTGCCCGACCGGCGTCGCGACGCAAGATCCGTCGCGCGCCCGCGCGCTCGTCGTCTCGGACAAGGCGGAGCGCGTGCGCAATTTCCATCGCGCGACGCTGATCGCCCTCGCCGAGCTCGCCGCCGCGGCGGGGCTCGACCATCCGAGCCAATTCGCGCCCGAGCATTTCTGCCGTCGCATTTCCCCGCATGAAGCGGCGAGCTTCGCCGATCTCTATCCGGCGCCGGCGCCGGGCGCATTTCTCGCCGGCGAGATCGACGCGCGCTTCGCCGCCGCATGGCGCCGCGCGCGCGCCGATTCCTTTCGGCCCGCGCAGCTCGTGAGCGCCTGAGCCGCACGCCTTGCCAGAGTGCGGGAATTCATCGAGGATCGGCGGCATAGATCGAAGATCGATAGGTCGCGTGCCGACGCCATCATTGCGAGCGCATTCTCATGAGCAATGTCTATGACGAGCAAGACTATCCTTACGCCGTCCGCCATTGGACGCATCCGACGCAGCTCGGCGCTCTCGCGCAATTGATGGGGCGCGCGGCCGCGCCCTTTCAGGATTGCCGCGTGCTAGAGATCGGCGCCGGCGACGGCGTCAATCTCGCCAGCATGGCGATCGGCGCGCCGGGCGCGCAATTCGTCGGCGTCGATCTCTCCGAGCGCGCGGTCGCCGCGGGCCGCGAGCTGATCGCCGCGGCCGGCGTCGCCAATCTACGGCTCGAATGCGGCGATCTGCGCGAATTCGAAGCGGAGCCGCAATCTTTCGATTATATCATCGCACATGGCGTCTACGCCTGGGCGCCCAAGGTTGTGCAAGACTCGCTGATGGCGCTGTGCGGTCGGCTTCTGTCGCCGCGCGGCGTCGCGATGATCAGCTATAATGCGCTGCCGGGATGCCGTCTGCGCCAGGGCGTGCGCGACCTGCTGCTTTCCGCCGTCGCCGGCATAGAGGAGCCCGAGCGCAAGATCGCCGTGGCGCGCGCCTCGGCGGCCTTCTACGCCGAACAATGGTCGGCGAGCGACAACGCCTTCCGCAAGGCGCTGGAACTCGAGACGCGCGATTGGCTCGGCCGGCCGGATGGGCTCATCTTTCACGACGAGCTCGGCGAGATCTATGATCCGCAGCTATTCTCCGACCTCGTCGCGAAAGCGCGCGCGCAAGGGCTCGATTATCTTTGCGACAATGATCCCTCGCTCGTCGCCCATGCGCTGTGGGAGACCGAGCTGTGGAGCGCGTCGCTGCCGCTCACGGGCGGCGATCAGATCGCCTACGAGCAGGCGCTCGATTTCGTCGAGACGCGGTTTTTTCGCCGCAGCCTGTTCTGCCGCGCCGGCGCGCCGCTGGAGCGGCGTTTTTCGCCCGAGCGTCTTGCCGGCCTCTATCTGGAGGCGCCGCTGGAGCCTTTCGTCGACGCCAGCGTCGGCGAGGGCGAATTCGCCTTCAAGACCGCCGGACGCGGCGAGGTCTCGACGCGCGATCCGGCTTTCGCGGCGGCCATGCGGCGGCTCGGCGAAGCCTATCCGCGCGCGCTCGCCATAGACGAGATCGCCGCCGAGGCGCCGGCGCGGGCGGCGTTGCTGCGGCTCTACGCCGGCAATATGGCGCGGCTGGCGACGGAGCCTTTTCCCGTCTCCCGCGACGCCGGCGAAAAGCCTTTCGCCAATCCGCTGGCGCGCGCCCAGGCGCGCCTCGGCCTCGGCTCGGTGACGAGCTATCGACATTCACAAGTGTCGTTGGAAGGCGACGACACGCGCCGTTTCCTCGCTCTACTCGACGGAACGCGGACGATCGACGATCTCGTCCGCGCTATGTCCGAGAGCGCGTCAGGAACCGTCGACACAGGCGAGCTGGTGCAAGCCGCGCTCGCGACCTTCGCGCTCTGGGGGCTGACCCGCGGCGCCAGCTGAGCTGCGCGGACAAAAGCGAGCCTGAAGGCTCGCGGTCCGGGGGACGCTTTGGACCACGAACCTTCAAGGCTCGCATCGTATCAAAAGCCCGGATTATGCGACCATGAGAGGGGCTTCGCCGCCATCGGGGCGGGCGCAGCGGCCTGGACAGGCGGGGCCGCACGCACGGGACGGGCGGTCTGCGCCGGACGCTCGCGCATGTGACGCGGGGCGACCGGCTCCACGACCTGATGGCGCTTGCCGCTCCGCGCCGGACGCTCGTCGTCCTCGTGGCGACGCGCATTGTGCTTGACCGGCTTGCTGGTCGGCGCGGCCTCTTCCCGGTTCGCGTCCTTGACGGGCGCTTCCGCGGGCTTGGCGGCGAGAGGCGCGGACTGCGGCGCGCAGACGGTCTCGGTCTGGCCCTGCAGCCCGGCGACGAATTCATCCGTCAGCCGGCTCGGCGCGGCTTCGCCCTTCTTGCTCGCATAAGCGGCGACGGCGGATTTGGTCGGCTCGTCGAGCTTGCCATTGGCGGCGGCCGCATAGCAGCCGAGCGTCTTCAATTGCGTCTGCGCCGCGCGCACGCGGGTCTCGACGGCGGCGAGCGTCTTGTCCAGATCGCCGCGCGCATCGGCGCAGGAGAATTTGCGGCCGCGCAGCGCGCCCAATTTCTGCTGCGCGTCGAAGCTCGTCGCATCGACATCGGCGACGCTCTTGCGATCGGCGGCGCAGGCGCCCTCGAGCTCGGCGATTTTCCGGCGGGCCTCGGCGCGCGCCGATTCGCAGCTCATGCCGTCGAGAGCGGCGCGCAGGCCGGAAAGATCGCCGGCTTTGCCGTCCATCGCCTTGCGATCGGCGTCGCAGCCGTCCTTGGCGACGCGCTGCTTCTTCTCGAGCTCCGTCACCAGCGCCTTGGCGTCCTTGCGCACATCCTCGCAGGTCGTCGCCAGCACGGCGGCGCGCAGAGCGACGAGGTCGTCGGCTTTGGATTGGAGCGATTTGCGCTCGGCGTCGCAAGTCTGGCGCGCGAGCGTCTCCTGCTCCTCGAGCTTGGCGACGCGGGCTTTCGCATCCTCGCGCGCGGCGTCGCATTTCATGCCCAGCGCCGCGGCTCGCAGTCTCGAGAGGTCGCCAGAGCCAATGCCGGCGACGGATTTGCGCTCGGCGTCGCAGCTCTGCCCTTCGACGCGGATCGCCTTGCTCTCGAGCTCGGCGACCAGCAGATTGGCGTCGTTGCGCACCGCCTCGCAGCGCATTTTGGCGGCGGCGGATTTGAGAACGGCGAGATCGCCGACGCCGGCTGCGCCGAGCGCCTTGCGGTCGACGTCGCAAATGTCGCGCTCGCGGCGCTCCTTCTCCTCGAGACGGGCGAGCACGAAACGCGCGCCCTCGAGCGCGGCGGCGCAGCTCATGCGGCCGACGACGGCGCGCAGGCCGGGAAGATCGCTCGGATCGACGGCGGCGAAAGCCTTGCGCTCCGTCTCGCAGACCTCGCGCTCGCGCCGCTCTTTCGCCTCCAGCGCCGCGACGAGGGGCTTGGCCTCCTCGATCGCCGCGCGGCAGCCGAGCCGTCCGGCGACTGCGCGCAGGCCCGGAAGATCGTCCCGCGCGACCGAGTGCAGCGCCACGAGATCGGCGTTGCAAATGTCGCGATCCCGCTGCTCCTTCTGCTCCAGCCGGACGACCTGCTCTGCGGCGCGCCGGCGCGCGTCCGGACAGGTCATTTTCGCGGAGACGGCGCGCAGGCCGGCGAGATCGTCCGGCGCCAGCGCGCCGAGGGTCTTGTTATCGGCCTCGCAGCTCGCCAGCTCGCGGCGCTCTTTCTCCACCGCCTTGGCGACGAGCGCTTCGGCGCTCTTGCGCGCGGCGTCGCAGGAGAATCGCCCGGCGGCGGCGCGCAGGCGCGGAAGATCGTTCGGGCCGATCGCCTCCAGCTCCTTCTGCTCCGTGTTGCAGCGCTGCACGCTCTCGAAGAGATCGAGCCGCAGCTGCGCGTCACGGGCGCGGGGAGAGGTCGGATAGAGCGTGAGAATGCTCTGGAAGTCGGCGGGCTCCTGCGTCTTGGAGGCTTTTTGCCACGCCCGCTCGGCCATTTCGTCGGGGCTCAGAAAATAAAAATCGCCGTAGATGCGGCTGGAGATCTCCGGCGCCTGCCTGCCCTTCGTCGTGCGCGCGACATCGTCGCTGACGAGATTGAACAGGCGGCGGATTTCGACCTCCGGCGCTTTCAGATTCTTGAGCAGCGCCTCGGCGAAGGGGCTGTTGCGGCCGGCGCCGTCCAGCGCGACCTCGTGCGGCGCGGCCGCATAAGCGACGAGAATGCCCTTGGCGCTCTTGTTCACCGTCAAATTCGGCCGATCCAGCCCGCGCACCCCATCCCCCACCGAGCGCGCGGCGACGACGCTGTCGAAAGGATTGTTGCGGCAGGCGTCGAGGATGAGGATGTTGACGCCGGTGGATTTGGAAAGCGCCCGCTGCACGCGGTCCATGTCGAGCGCCTTGAACTCGACGTCGGCGACGTCCTTCACCGCAATGTCGGTCGGCAGAAGATAATTCCTGCCCTCGTTCTGCACACCATGGCCGGCGTAATAGAACAGAGCCACATCCGCGCCGGCGGCCTTGCGCGAGAAATCGGCGAGCGCGCCGTCGAGCTGATCCTTGCGGGCGTTGACGAGCGAGATCACCTCGAAGCCGAGATCCTTCTCCAGCGTCTCGGCGACGTCCTTGGCGTCATTGACGGGATTTTTGAGCCTGGCGATATGGTCGTATTCGGCGTTGCCGAGCACGAGAGCGACGCGCCGCTCGGCCGATGCGGGAGACGCGAAGACGGCCGCGAGAACGAGGCTCGCGAAGGCAAGGACGAATGGTTTCCAATGCTTCGTCATAATCGCCGAATGCCGTTGCGTCAAAAAAACCGAAACGAACGATAACTTTATCAGACCATAAAGCTATCACCCGAGCCACTCGCTGACAATGGAGCATCAGGGAATCGCCCGCTGTGCGTTCGCGCACATTCCAAACGCCCTTGTTCAGTCGAATACCACCGCACGCCCCATCAGCGGCATAGCGTCGAGCAGCACATGTTTGATTTCGTCGATGTCGTCAGGGGTGAGCGATCTCGAACCATCGCGATAGGCCAATTCGATCCGCTCCCTGAAATCGAATGCGACCGTCGGCGTTCCGTTTTTCTCGAAATGTTCGCAAGGCAAAATTGCCACGGTCCCGTTCTTGCGAAAATAATAGGAGAACCGGTCGCGGCCGGAGACTTGATAGGCACCGTCCTCGCTCAGGACTCCACCGGGCGAATATTTCCAGTATCGGGGCGATCCGTCTGTCATTGAGGCGCCATGCCCTCTATAGCTCTGAAAGCGGACCCGGGGCTGTTCTCCTCCATCGAGCGCAGGAGTTGGGTCGGCATCCCGTTTATCGAGGTGACTTTACGATTCTCGAGAAGAACGGGCAACTCCGTCTGAGCGAAGACGCGATCGGGCGAAGCGCCATGCACATAGGCCGTCACGTCTCCGGACGCGTTCTCGGCGAAACGCTGCGAGGCGCGAGTCCAATAGCCGTCCGCCGTCCTATTGCGAAGCTCATTGGCCTCGCTATACAGATTTTCGGCTTCGAGCGCTCTGCCGCATTCCGTTTTGTCGATCGGAACCGATCCTCGCTCTGCCGCAGCCAGCGCCTTCTTTCGATTGCCCTCACCCGAGTAGAAGACGGCCTTGTCCTTCGGCGTCGCCACACTCGCTTCGTCCGCGATAGCGGCGATTCGCTCGGCTTCGGTTCTTGGCGCGATCCGGGCCTTCTTCTCGGCTGGTCTCTCTTCATATCTCTCCGCCTTCGGCGCCTTCTCCGGCGGCGTGTTGCGCAGGCCCGGCTTTTTCTCGGTCCAGCGCGCGGCCTTTTTCGCGGCGCCATGGGTGAGCGCGGCGATCAGCACGACGACGCCGAGCTTGGCGACGCCATCGGCGAAAACCGCCGCCGCTTCATCGAGCTGCACGCGGCTCGACGCCGTCCCCATCAGCTCGAGCGCATGGAACAGCGCATGGAGACCTCGCCAGAGCTGCGGGCCGCCGAAATAGAGACCGACCGCGAGAAGCACGGCGTCGATCGCCTCTCCCGCCCCGAAGGCATGGGAGACCGCCCAGATCGCCAGCACCTCGACAGTGGTCGCGAGCGCCTTCGGCTCGACGAGCGCGGCGAATTCCTGCTTCGTCGCTCCGGTCAAATGGTTCGGGACGAGCCTCAGCGTCGTCGCGATGCGCTCTTTCAGGCTCATGCCGGCGAGCCGCTCGGAACGATCCGCGACGACGAAGGCCGCGAGCGTCCCATTGCGGCTCATCCGCGCGATACGGTCGATCAGAGCGCGATCGTCGGCCTCGCGGATTCGCGCGCCCTCCTCCCGCCAGCGCCCGAAGGCGCGGCGCAAGGCGTCTGCGCCCTCGGGATCGGCGAGCGCGATGCGCAGCCGGCGGCGTACCTCGTATTCGCTCGCCAAGGCGCCGCCGGCGAGCGCCGCGAAGGACGCGAACTCCGCGCGCGGACCTAGGATCAGCGTCTCCGAGCCGGTTCGCAGCCGCAGGATCATGCCGCGCTCACCGCGCCTGCGTCTTGGCGGCGCCGTTCGGCTTGGCGAGCGCGGGCTTCTCGGCGCCGTTGCGGTCGAGCGCATCCGGCTTTGTCTTGCCGATGGGCGTCGCCGTGGTGACGGCGGCGACCGGCGTCGGCGCGCTCAGGTCATTGGCGAGGCCGCGGAAGCGCACGGGCCGATAGCCGCGCGCCAGCAGCGAGCCGAGCGGATAGATGTTGCGGCACACTTTGCCGTTGCAGCCGCCGGTCGAGGATTCGATCACCTCGGCGCGGCGATCGGGCGTGAAGCGCACAAAGAGCATCACATGCGAGCCCGGCTTGTTGAGCGCGTCGCCGGGCAGAAGATCCCAGGGGTTGCTCAATTCGCGCGAGATCGCCGGAATGGCCATGGTCGTGAAATGCGTGGCGAGCCCCCAGCAGGCGCTGACGAAGGCGGAGCAATCGACGCCGGCGACGTCCGGCCGCGGATCATTGCGGGTGCAGATATTGCCGGCGAGGCGGCCCGCGCCGATCTCCGCCGCTATGCGCGGCAGCGATCCGTGACAGCCCCAGCAATAGGGAATGCCCACCACCTCCTGCCCCAGCTTGCCATGCAGATAGCCCGGCCGGCGGATACGCGCGAAGCCGCTGCAAGCGCGATCCGGGTCCGCCCCATAGGCGCCCGCGTTGACGCGCCAGCGCACATTGGCGAATTGCAACGCGGTCTGGATGACCTGCGTGCGATCGAGCGGGCGCATCGCCGCCGTGGCGCCCTTGCGCTTGCCGAAATCCGTCAGCGAATAGGAGAGAATCGTCGGAGCGGGCGGCGCGAGATCGATAATCTGCCCGTTCTTCATCGGGCGAAAGCCGACGCCGAGCAGATCGACCGAGCCTTTGCGCGTGCGCAGGAAATAGACGTCGCCCTCCGCCGAGACGGTGACGAAGCGGCGCGACAGCGCAACCTGCTTATCGAGCGGCAGCTCATAGACGCCCTCGAGCGCGCCATTGGAAGCGTATCGGGCGACGAAAGTGGAAGGCTGATCACTCGCGTCGGTCGGCACATTCTCGCCCAGCACGAAAATGCGGCCGCGCTGATCGACGTCCAGCACCTCCACCGAGCCGATGCGGCTGCGCACCTGCATTTTGAGCTTGGCGAGCGCCGCGCCATCCTTGATCTGCAGGGAGATGGACACGCCCTTCTTGTCGAGAGGGCTCACATCGGCGACCAGCTGGCCGCGCCCATGCGAGGCGATGGTCTGGCGCGAACGCGCGAGCTTTCCGTCGGTGAGGCCGCGGGTGGCGTCCGCCTCGTCGCCGATCTCCTGCGAGCCCGTCTGCGCGAAGGCGGAGAGCGTGGCCTCGTCCGGCGCAGCGACGGAGCGCGTCACCTCGAGGCTGCGCGTCTGCGCATCCGCCGGGCCGGTGGCCTGCAAGGCGCGCGGGCCTTCGTCCCACACATAGATCGTATCTTTGGCGACGACGATGTCGGTCGGGCGCAGATCGCTCGGCAATTCGAGCGAGCGCGTCGCCTCGGCGGGCCTGCGCGGATCGAAGCGCAGCACCCGGCCATTGACCTGGTCGAGCAGATAAATCTCGCCTTCCGCGCCGGAATAGATCGACTGCGGACCTTCGATCTCCGTATCCGCGCCGGCCTCGACCACGCCGACGGAGGCGACGTCGCCGCCCTGATGGAAGCTGCGGACGAGCTGGTCATCGGCGAGCGCGCGTCCATGCAGCAGAGCGAGCATCGTGAAGGCCAGAAAAGGCGTGATCACCCTCCCCTTCAGGGGCAGGGTCGGATGGCGAAGCCATCCGGGGTGGGGTTGCACGGCAAAGACTCGGCGCAAACGCCCGCACCCTATCGCCTTCGGCGCTCGACCTCCCCCCTCGAGGGCTATCGGATTCACACATCGCGAAACGCTGCAGCCGTCATGGCCGGGCTTGTCCCGGCCATCCACGCCAAGCTGCTGAGAAACCGAAGGAAGGCGCCCGCTGTCGACGGATTCATCCCACGGCGGACGCCCCACCGGAGCTTCGGCGTCACGCCGAACTTTCGAGACGCCTCGGCGTCCTGGCGTGGATGGCCGGGACAAGCCCGGCCATGACGTCGCGGGGGCGAGGGGCTCGGGGCGTGAAGCGCAGCGGAAAACGCCCTGG
This genomic window from Methylosinus sp. H3A contains:
- a CDS encoding FMN-binding glutamate synthase family protein, producing MLRLLILPFTPRFVALTLSVAGFLGCLVAAMGDWSSLFFLATLAFGALCVIGAHDLYQREHAILRAYPISAHLRFLLEHIRPELRQYFFEDNKDGRPFSRDKRAIVYQRAKMNIDKRPFGTEIDVYEEGFEWLRHSIAARPVSHEHFRTRVGAASCARPYDISLLNVSAMSFGALSGNAIRALNLGARKGEFAQDTGEGGFSPYHQESGGDIVWQIASGYFGCRTRAGAFDPEKFAALAASDQIKMIEVKLSQGAKPGHGGVLPAVKVSEEIARIRGVPMGEDCVSPAAHSAFSTPIELLQFLALLRGLSGGKPVGFKLCVGQPWEFLAICKAMLETGLHPDFIIIDGKEGGTGSAPLEFMDHIGMPMRDGLAFVHHALIGVGLRETIRIGAAGKIATAFDMARTLALGADWCNSGRGFMFALGCIQSLSCHTDRCPTGVATQDPSRARALVVSDKAERVRNFHRATLIALAELAAAAGLDHPSQFAPEHFCRRISPHEAASFADLYPAPAPGAFLAGEIDARFAAAWRRARADSFRPAQLVSA
- a CDS encoding methyltransferase domain-containing protein, translated to MSNVYDEQDYPYAVRHWTHPTQLGALAQLMGRAAAPFQDCRVLEIGAGDGVNLASMAIGAPGAQFVGVDLSERAVAAGRELIAAAGVANLRLECGDLREFEAEPQSFDYIIAHGVYAWAPKVVQDSLMALCGRLLSPRGVAMISYNALPGCRLRQGVRDLLLSAVAGIEEPERKIAVARASAAFYAEQWSASDNAFRKALELETRDWLGRPDGLIFHDELGEIYDPQLFSDLVAKARAQGLDYLCDNDPSLVAHALWETELWSASLPLTGGDQIAYEQALDFVETRFFRRSLFCRAGAPLERRFSPERLAGLYLEAPLEPFVDASVGEGEFAFKTAGRGEVSTRDPAFAAAMRRLGEAYPRALAIDEIAAEAPARAALLRLYAGNMARLATEPFPVSRDAGEKPFANPLARAQARLGLGSVTSYRHSQVSLEGDDTRRFLALLDGTRTIDDLVRAMSESASGTVDTGELVQAALATFALWGLTRGAS
- a CDS encoding caspase family protein, which translates into the protein MTKHWKPFVLAFASLVLAAVFASPASAERRVALVLGNAEYDHIARLKNPVNDAKDVAETLEKDLGFEVISLVNARKDQLDGALADFSRKAAGADVALFYYAGHGVQNEGRNYLLPTDIAVKDVADVEFKALDMDRVQRALSKSTGVNILILDACRNNPFDSVVAARSVGDGVRGLDRPNLTVNKSAKGILVAYAAAPHEVALDGAGRNSPFAEALLKNLKAPEVEIRRLFNLVSDDVARTTKGRQAPEISSRIYGDFYFLSPDEMAERAWQKASKTQEPADFQSILTLYPTSPRARDAQLRLDLFESVQRCNTEQKELEAIGPNDLPRLRAAAGRFSCDAARKSAEALVAKAVEKERRELASCEADNKTLGALAPDDLAGLRAVSAKMTCPDARRRAAEQVVRLEQKEQRDRDICNADLVALHSVARDDLPGLRAVAGRLGCRAAIEEAKPLVAALEAKERREREVCETERKAFAAVDPSDLPGLRAVVGRMSCAAALEGARFVLARLEEKERRERDICDVDRKALGAAGVGDLAVLKSAAAKMRCEAVRNDANLLVAELESKAIRVEGQSCDAERKSVAGIGSGDLSRLRAAALGMKCDAAREDAKARVAKLEEQETLARQTCDAERKSLQSKADDLVALRAAVLATTCEDVRKDAKALVTELEKKQRVAKDGCDADRKAMDGKAGDLSGLRAALDGMSCESARAEARRKIAELEGACAADRKSVADVDATSFDAQQKLGALRGRKFSCADARGDLDKTLAAVETRVRAAQTQLKTLGCYAAAANGKLDEPTKSAVAAYASKKGEAAPSRLTDEFVAGLQGQTETVCAPQSAPLAAKPAEAPVKDANREEAAPTSKPVKHNARRHEDDERPARSGKRHQVVEPVAPRHMRERPAQTARPVRAAPPVQAAAPAPMAAKPLSWSHNPGF